From a single Vitis vinifera cultivar Pinot Noir 40024 chromosome 18, ASM3070453v1 genomic region:
- the LOC100852411 gene encoding GTP-binding nuclear protein Ran1-like — translation MVNYIAGQEKFGGLRDGYYINGQCAIIMFDVTAHLTYKNAPTWHRDLYRVCENIPIVLCGNKMDVKNRQVKAKQVTSHRKNNLQCCEISAKSNYNFEMPFLYLARKFAGDVNLHLVGSLALAPPEVHIDLAPRKPFIPTLHIH, via the coding sequence ATGGTTAATTATATTGCTGGGCAGGAGAAGTTTGGTGGTCTTAGAGATGGATATTATATTAATGGACAGTGTGCCATCATCATGTTTGATGTCACTGCTCATCTGACATACAAAAATGCTCCAACATGGCATCGGGATCTCTATAGGGTGTGTGAGAATATTCCAATTGTTTTATGTGGAAACAAGATGGATGTGAAAAATAGGCAGGTCAAAGCAAAGCAGGTTACTTCCCATAGGAAAAATAATCTCCAGTGTTGTGAAATCTCTGCAAAGAGCAATTATAATTTTGAGATGCCCTTCTTGTACCTTGCTCGAAAATTTGCAGGAGATGTCAATCTCCACCTTGTTGGATCACTTGCCCTTGCTCCTCCAGAAGTACACATTGACTTGGCTCCACGCAAACCCTTCATACCTACCCTTCATATCCATTAG
- the LOC100245429 gene encoding uncharacterized protein LOC100245429 isoform X1: MELQSISCWLPSPDMRLCIHRPLSHRIVSTGHVRWKDQRFRFEKVLKSSLMPGLKKECSLSSFGRGATLCSLNSNSDAKLKYSGREITSVSGNGFDGVEPFRGKSGSVSFHGLTHQRVEESKLASSPFKEGTGSFLWVLAPVALISSLVLPQFFLDSAIEAILKDEVLAEIVATIFSEAMFYIGLATFLHVTDHVQRPYLQFSPKRWGLITGLKGYLTTAFFTMGFKIFAPFFAVYVTWPVLGPSALVAVAPFLVGCAAQLAFEMRLSKRGSSCWPLVPIIFEVYRLYQLSKAAHFMDILILAMKEAPVTPDIVERSGALVAMVVTFQVLGLVCLWSLMTFLMRLFPSRPVAENY; encoded by the exons ATGGAGTTGCAGTCCATTTCATGTTGGCTTCCATCCCCAGACATGAGGTTATGTATTCATCGTCCGCTCTCTCATCGAATT gtttctaCAGGCCACGTCAGGTGGAAAGATCAAAGGTTCCGATTCGAGAAAGTATTGAAAT CTTCCTTGATGCCTGGTCTGAAGAAGGAGTGTTCATTGTCAAGCTTTGGCAGAGGAGCTACTCTATGTTCTTTGAACTCTAATTCTGATGCAAAATTGAAGTATTCAGGAAGGGAGATTACTAGTGTGAGTGGGAATGGATTTGATGGGGTGGAACCCTTTCGTGGTAAATCGGGTTCCGTATCATTTCATGGCTTAACTCACCAGAGGGTAGAAGAATCCAAATTGGCGTCTTCCCCTTTTAAGGAAGGTACTGGCTCATTTCTCTGGGTTCTGGCTCCTGTTGCATTGATATCATCACTGGTGCTTCCTCAGTTTTTCCTTGACAGTGCGATTGAAGCTATCCTGAAGGATGAAGTTCTTGCAG AAATTGTAGCTACTATTTTTTCTGAGGCCATGTTTTACATCGGTCTTGCAACATTCCTGCATGTAACTGACCATGTTCAGAGGCCATATTTGCAATTCAGCCCAAAGAGGTGGGGCCTGATTACTGGTCTCAAGGGATACTTGACGACTGCCTTCTTCACAATGGGCTTTAAGATTTTTGCCCCCTTCTTTGCTGTCTATGTAACCTGGCCAGTGCTTGGCCCCTCAGCACTGGTTGCTGTTGCTCCTTTTCTAGTTGGCTGTGCCGCACAGCTTGCGTTTGAGATGCGTCTTAGCAAGCGTGGGTCATCTTGTTGGCCTCTAGTCCCTATCATTTTCGAG GTCTATAGACTGTATCAGTTGAGCAAAGCTGCACATTTTATGGACATATTGATACTTGCAATGAAGGAGGCCCCTGTAACTCCAGACATTGTTGAAAGAAGCGGTGCCTTGGTTGCTATGGTGGTGACTTTCCAAGTCCTTGGGCTGGTTTGCCTGTGGTCATTGATGACATTTCTTATGAGGCTCTTTCCTTCTAGACCTGTTGCAGAGAACTACTAA
- the LOC100267750 gene encoding allene oxide synthase 1, chloroplastic translates to MASPSLTFPSLQLQFPTHTKSSKPSNHKLIVRPIFASVSEKPSVPVSQSQVTPPGPIRKIPGDYGLPFIGPIKDRLDYFYNQGREEFFRSRAQKHQSTVFRSNMPPGPFISSNSKVIVLLDGKSFPVLFDVSKVEKKDVFTGTFMPSTEFTGGFRVLSYLDPSEPDHTKLKRLLFFLLQSSRDRVIPEFHSCFSELSETLESELAAKGKASFADPNDQASFNFLARALYGTKPADTKLGTDGPGLITTWVVFQLSPILTLGLPKFIEEPLIHTFPLPAFLAKSSYQKLYDFFYDASTHVLDEGEKMGISREEACHNLLFATCFNSFGGMKIIFPTILKWVGRGGVKLHTQLAQEIRSVVKSNGGKVTMASMEQMPLMKSTVYEAFRIEPPVALQYGKAKQDLVIESHDSVFEVKEGEMLFGYQPFATKDPKIFERSEEFVPDRFVGEGEKLLKHVLWSNGPETENPTLGNKQCAGKDFVVLAARLFVVELFLRYDSFDIEVGTSLLGSAINLTSLKRASF, encoded by the coding sequence ATGGCGTCCCCTTCTCTAACTTTCCCTTCCCTGCAACTACAATTCCCAACACACACAAAATCATCTAAGCCATCCAATCATAAGCTCATTGTTCGCCCGATATTTGCCTCTGTTTCTGAGAAACCATCGGTACCGGTTTCTCAGTCTCAGGTGACGCCCCCCGGTCCAATCAGGAAAATTCCCGGAGATTATGGTCTCCCTTTCATCGGTCCCATAAAAGATCGTCTTGATTATTTCTATAATCAAGGCAGAGAAGAGTTCTTCAGGTCCAGAGCCCAGAAACACCAGTCAACCGTGTTCCGGTCCAACATGCCACCCGGCCCTTTCATCTCCTCCAACTCCAAAGTCATCGTTTTACTGGATGGGAAGAGTTTTCCTGTACTCTTTGACGTTTCCAAAGTTGAAAAAAAGGACGTTTTCACCGGAACTTTCATGCCCTCCACCGAATTCACCGGCGGATTCAGAGTTCTTTCCTATCTCGATCCATCCGAGCCCGATCACACCAAACTCAAGCGCctcctcttcttcctcctccagTCCAGCCGCGACAGGGTCATCCCAGAGTTCCATTCCTGCTTCTCCGAGCTCTCCGAGACCCTTGAAAGCGAACTCGCAGCAAAAGGCAAAGCCAGTTTCGCCGACCCTAACGATCAGGCATCCTTCAACTTTCTTGCTCGCGCTCTCTACGGCACCAAGCCGGCTGATACCAAACTGGGTACTGACGGGCCTGGCTTAATCACGACATGGGTTGTCTTCCAGTTGAGTCCCATCCTCACTCTAGGCCTACCCAAGTTTATAGAAGAACCCCTTATCCACACTTTTCCACTCCCGGCATTTCTGGCTAAATCAAGTTACCAGAAGCTCTATGACTTCTTCTACGACGCGTCAACTCATGTTCTGGACGAAGGTGAGAAGATGGGGATATCAAGAGAGGAAGCTTGCCACAACCTCCTTTTCGCCACGTGCTTTAATTCCTTCGGAGGGATGAAAATCATCTTTCCAACAATTCTCAAATGGGTCGGTCGAGGAGGAGTGAAACTGCACACCCAATTAGCCCAGGAGATTAGATCTGTCGTCAAATCCAACGGCGGAAAAGTGACCATGGCGTCCATGGAGCAGATGCCGCTGATGAAGTCTACTGTATACGAAGCCTTCCGGATCGAACCCCCTGTCGCATTGCAGTACGGCAAGGCGAAGCAGGATCTGGTGATCGAAAGCCACGACTCTGTTTTTGAAGTCAAAGAAGGTGAAATGTTGTTCGGGTACCAACCGTTCGCCACCAAAGACCCGAAAATCTTCGAACGATCCGAAGAGTTCGTGCCGGATCGGTTCGTGGGTGAGGGTGAGAAGCTGCTGAAGCACGTGCTCTGGTCAAACGGACCTGAAACCGAGAATCCAACCTTGGGGAATAAGCAGTGCGCAGGTAAAGACTTCGTGGTGCTGGCCGCCAGGCTATTTGTGGTGGAGCTGTTCCTGCGTTACGATTCCTTTGACATCGAGGTTGGCACGTCGCTGTTGGGTTCAGCCATCAATCTAACCTCCCTAAAGCGAGCCAGTTTTTGA
- the LOC104882611 gene encoding uncharacterized protein LOC104882611 isoform X2, whose product MAESPSYDGPSSEPVSLRESLNSDYMRRGSIALKNNDFAEAGKWFKLAVAIWIPQKGKLAPERAEAYFKYALALLYEVPVPADDPLDDLPKEIDYLNLFDKDGITSAVKQDDGSHLAHEEGSGLGVGSSKNLDSAWCVLNLALSISNVISMEKASIFSAIGEVAFRKVDFNESYKHYSEALTILEIFYPEEEDRMAHLSFKICMCLERIDKIGEAITYCTEAIRDSARRLEKLDAKLSTFSGWGWSLDDIAASCNGPVDPAYLELQAEKKRVHELQGKFENKLLHLERIQRVAAKKTS is encoded by the exons ATGGCAGAATCACCCAGTTATGACGGTCCTTCTTCTGAGCCTGTTTCTTTAAGAGAGAGCTTGAACTCTGATTATATGAGAAGAGGATCCATAGCCTTAAAAAACAATGATTTTGCAGAAGCGGGCAAGTGGTTCAAGCTAGCTGTTGCCATCTG GATTCCACAGAAAGGAAAACTTGCCCCAGAACGTGCTGAAGCATACTTCAAATATGCTCTGGCTCTGCTGTATGAAGTCCCAGTGCCCGCAGATGATCCACTTGATGATTTGCCCAAAGAGATTGATTACCTCAATTTGTTTGATAAAGACGGAATCACCAGTGCTGTCAAACAAGATGATG GATCGCATTTGGCACATGAAGAAGGCAGTGGGCTGGGAGTTGGTTCATCAAAAAACTTGGATTCTGCCTGGTGTGTGCTAAATCTTGCACTGTCAATTTCAAATGTTATATCAATGGAGAAGGCAAGCATCTTCTCTGCTATTGGGGAAGTTGCATTCAGAAAAG TGGACTTCAATGAATCATATAAGCACTATTCAGAAGCACTGACAATTTTGGAGATTTTCTATCCAGAAGAGGAAGACCGCATGGCTCATCT AAGCTTCAAAATATGCATGTGCCTGGAAAGAATTGATAAGATTGGGGAAGCTATCACATATTGCACAGAAGCTATACGGGACAGTGCACGTCGGCTGGAGAAGCTGGATGCAAAATTAAGTACGTTTTCAGGATGGGGATGGTCATTGGATGATATTGCTGCATCGTGTAATGGACCTGTTGATCCTGCTTATTTGGAGTTGCAAGCTGAGAAGAAAAGAGTCCATGAACTCCAAGGGAAGTTTGAAAATAAG CTCCTGCATTTGGAACGTATTCAAAGAGTTGCTGCTAAGAAAACAAGCTGA
- the LOC100245429 gene encoding uncharacterized protein LOC100245429 isoform X2, with translation MLASIPRHEVMYSSSALSSNCHVRWKDQRFRFEKVLKSSLMPGLKKECSLSSFGRGATLCSLNSNSDAKLKYSGREITSVSGNGFDGVEPFRGKSGSVSFHGLTHQRVEESKLASSPFKEGTGSFLWVLAPVALISSLVLPQFFLDSAIEAILKDEVLAEIVATIFSEAMFYIGLATFLHVTDHVQRPYLQFSPKRWGLITGLKGYLTTAFFTMGFKIFAPFFAVYVTWPVLGPSALVAVAPFLVGCAAQLAFEMRLSKRGSSCWPLVPIIFEVYRLYQLSKAAHFMDILILAMKEAPVTPDIVERSGALVAMVVTFQVLGLVCLWSLMTFLMRLFPSRPVAENY, from the exons ATGTTGGCTTCCATCCCCAGACATGAGGTTATGTATTCATCGTCCGCTCTCTCATCGAATT GCCACGTCAGGTGGAAAGATCAAAGGTTCCGATTCGAGAAAGTATTGAAAT CTTCCTTGATGCCTGGTCTGAAGAAGGAGTGTTCATTGTCAAGCTTTGGCAGAGGAGCTACTCTATGTTCTTTGAACTCTAATTCTGATGCAAAATTGAAGTATTCAGGAAGGGAGATTACTAGTGTGAGTGGGAATGGATTTGATGGGGTGGAACCCTTTCGTGGTAAATCGGGTTCCGTATCATTTCATGGCTTAACTCACCAGAGGGTAGAAGAATCCAAATTGGCGTCTTCCCCTTTTAAGGAAGGTACTGGCTCATTTCTCTGGGTTCTGGCTCCTGTTGCATTGATATCATCACTGGTGCTTCCTCAGTTTTTCCTTGACAGTGCGATTGAAGCTATCCTGAAGGATGAAGTTCTTGCAG AAATTGTAGCTACTATTTTTTCTGAGGCCATGTTTTACATCGGTCTTGCAACATTCCTGCATGTAACTGACCATGTTCAGAGGCCATATTTGCAATTCAGCCCAAAGAGGTGGGGCCTGATTACTGGTCTCAAGGGATACTTGACGACTGCCTTCTTCACAATGGGCTTTAAGATTTTTGCCCCCTTCTTTGCTGTCTATGTAACCTGGCCAGTGCTTGGCCCCTCAGCACTGGTTGCTGTTGCTCCTTTTCTAGTTGGCTGTGCCGCACAGCTTGCGTTTGAGATGCGTCTTAGCAAGCGTGGGTCATCTTGTTGGCCTCTAGTCCCTATCATTTTCGAG GTCTATAGACTGTATCAGTTGAGCAAAGCTGCACATTTTATGGACATATTGATACTTGCAATGAAGGAGGCCCCTGTAACTCCAGACATTGTTGAAAGAAGCGGTGCCTTGGTTGCTATGGTGGTGACTTTCCAAGTCCTTGGGCTGGTTTGCCTGTGGTCATTGATGACATTTCTTATGAGGCTCTTTCCTTCTAGACCTGTTGCAGAGAACTACTAA
- the LOC104882611 gene encoding uncharacterized protein LOC104882611 isoform X1 translates to MAESPSYDGPSSEPVSLRESLNSDYMRRGSIALKNNDFAEAGKWFKLAVAIWIPQKGKLAPERAEAYFKYALALLYEVPVPADDPLDDLPKEIDYLNLFDKDGITSAVKQDDADFAGSHLAHEEGSGLGVGSSKNLDSAWCVLNLALSISNVISMEKASIFSAIGEVAFRKVDFNESYKHYSEALTILEIFYPEEEDRMAHLSFKICMCLERIDKIGEAITYCTEAIRDSARRLEKLDAKLSTFSGWGWSLDDIAASCNGPVDPAYLELQAEKKRVHELQGKFENKLLHLERIQRVAAKKTS, encoded by the exons ATGGCAGAATCACCCAGTTATGACGGTCCTTCTTCTGAGCCTGTTTCTTTAAGAGAGAGCTTGAACTCTGATTATATGAGAAGAGGATCCATAGCCTTAAAAAACAATGATTTTGCAGAAGCGGGCAAGTGGTTCAAGCTAGCTGTTGCCATCTG GATTCCACAGAAAGGAAAACTTGCCCCAGAACGTGCTGAAGCATACTTCAAATATGCTCTGGCTCTGCTGTATGAAGTCCCAGTGCCCGCAGATGATCCACTTGATGATTTGCCCAAAGAGATTGATTACCTCAATTTGTTTGATAAAGACGGAATCACCAGTGCTGTCAAACAAGATGATG CTGATTTTGCAGGATCGCATTTGGCACATGAAGAAGGCAGTGGGCTGGGAGTTGGTTCATCAAAAAACTTGGATTCTGCCTGGTGTGTGCTAAATCTTGCACTGTCAATTTCAAATGTTATATCAATGGAGAAGGCAAGCATCTTCTCTGCTATTGGGGAAGTTGCATTCAGAAAAG TGGACTTCAATGAATCATATAAGCACTATTCAGAAGCACTGACAATTTTGGAGATTTTCTATCCAGAAGAGGAAGACCGCATGGCTCATCT AAGCTTCAAAATATGCATGTGCCTGGAAAGAATTGATAAGATTGGGGAAGCTATCACATATTGCACAGAAGCTATACGGGACAGTGCACGTCGGCTGGAGAAGCTGGATGCAAAATTAAGTACGTTTTCAGGATGGGGATGGTCATTGGATGATATTGCTGCATCGTGTAATGGACCTGTTGATCCTGCTTATTTGGAGTTGCAAGCTGAGAAGAAAAGAGTCCATGAACTCCAAGGGAAGTTTGAAAATAAG CTCCTGCATTTGGAACGTATTCAAAGAGTTGCTGCTAAGAAAACAAGCTGA
- the LOC100245440 gene encoding uncharacterized protein LOC100245440, whose protein sequence is MATTRLLGASRRLSSSSLRLNNVLSPSTSTSLRCLSKAGMTGDKILSGDGNRRSMVALKASVAASESVITSDPQANGGESLASLLASTANAVLKVVRQTVNSKPPKLQVQMFLERIIVNCRFFTLFAVAGSLIGSVLCFIEGCFMILESYFQYFHTLAQSSDQGHVMKLLFEAIDMFLLGTVMLVFGMGLHVMFVGSKTMQGKGQWLSDSNLFGLFSLRTIPTWVRIQSVSQAKSRIGHAIMMILQVGVLEKFQSIPLATGLDLACAAGAILVSSACVFLLSRLFILDSAAK, encoded by the exons ATGGCAACCACTAGATTACTAGGCGCCTCTAGGCGTCTTTCTTCCTCTTCCCTTCGTTTGAATAATGTTTTGTCGCCTTCTACATCAACATCACTGAGATGTCTGAGCAAAGCTGGGATGACCGGAGATAAGATTCTCTCCGGTGATGGAAACAGGAGATCAATGGTGGCGTTAAAGGCGTCTGTAGCTGCTTCGGAGAGTGTGATCACGTCAGATCCACAGGCAAATGGAGGTGAAAGTCTGGCTTCCCTGCTAGCAAGTACTGCTAATGCCGTGCTTAAGGTTGTAAGGCAGACTGTGAATTCGAAACCACCCAAATTGCAGGTGCAGATGTTCCTCGAAAGG ATTATTGTGAACTGCCGATTCTTTACATTGTTTGCTGTTGCCGGGTCTTTAATTGGTTCAGTACTATGCTTCATAGAG GGATGCTTTATGATTTTAGAGTCATATTTCCAATACTTTCATACTTTGGCTCAAAGTTCGGATCAAGGACATGTAATGAAGCTACTTTTTGAAGCTATAG ATATGTTCCTGTTAGGAACCGTCATGCTTGTTTTCGGAATGGGTTTGCACGTCATGTTTGTGGGATCAAAAACAATGCAAGGAAAGGGACAGTGGCTTTCTGACTCGAACTTATTTGGGCTATTCTCTCTCAGA ACTATCCCAACATGGGTCCGAATTCAGTCAGTTTCTCAAGCAAAGTCGCGAATTGGGCATGCCATTATGATGATACTGCAAGTGGGGGTGCTGGAGAAGTTCCAGAGCATACCTTTGGCCACTGGGTTGGATCTTGCCTGTGCTGCTGGAGCTATTCTAGTTTCCTCAGCTTGCGTATTCCTTCTCTCTAGACTGTTCATCCTTGATAGTGCAGCAAAATAA
- the LOC104882543 gene encoding pentatricopeptide repeat-containing protein At2g15690, mitochondrial encodes MALGSGTARSVSFCSLPPIGSLILPPLQKVTFNISQGSFQKPVGIVFDLGWRFYAKRRKKYLVVVSRVSQREVVNVQEEDLKRLCRQGNVEAALHVIDEMERNGVTVSALGLAELLQVCIDLKLLEVGKRAHELVMRLSSNPSVIVFNKLLEMYFDLGDTRSACRVFEEMRGRTLDSWNRMILGLVKNGEGEEALAIFSKLKKDGIEPDGSTFIGVLSACECLGAVEEGLAHFNSMSTDYGITPSMEHFAIIVDLFGRLQKIAEAKEFIASMPLEPSSMIWQTLQKYLKTERVDEPAPLTTGSGLKLSHKKRVKSNFVSKQKNASPEKSKAYEKLRSLHKGVKEAGYVSDTRYVLHDLDQEAKEKSLLYHSERLAIAYGLISTPPGTTLRIIKNLRICGDCHNFIKILSNIEKREIIVRDNKRFHHFRDGKCSCGDYW; translated from the coding sequence ATGGCATTAGGGTCTGGAACGGCTCGTTCTGTGAGTTTCTGTTCACTCCCTCCCATTGGGAGCTTAATTCTACCTCCACTTCAGAAGGTGACATTCAATATTTCCCAGGGCTCGTTTCAGAAACCAGTGGGTATCGTCTTTGATCTTGGCTGGAGATTTTATGCTAAAAGGAGGAAGAAATACTTGGTGGTGGTTTCAAGGGTTTCTCAGAGAGAAGTTGTCAATGTTCAAGAAGAAGATTTAAAGCGTTTATGCAGACAAGGAAATGTGGAAGCAGCTCTTCATGTAATTGATGAAATGGAGAGGAATGGGGTTACTGTGTCCGCGCTTGGTCTTGCTGAATTGTTGCAAGTCTGTATAGatttgaagttgttggaagttgGGAAAAGGGCTCATGAGTTAGTAATGAGGCTTTCATCAAATCCCAGTGTtattgtcttcaacaagttGTTGGAGATGTACTTTGATTTAGGTGATACCCGAAGTGCTTGCCGAGTATTTGAAGAAATGCGGGGCAGAACCTTGGACTCTTGGAATAGGATGATCCTGGGTTTGGTGAAAAATGGGGAGGGAGAAGAAGCGCTTGCAATATTTTCCAAGTTAAAAAAAGATGGAATAGAGCCAGATGGATCAACTTTTATTGGTGTTCTATCTGCCTGTGAATGTTTAGGGGCAGTGGAGGAAGGACTAGCACATTTTAACTCTATGAGTACTGATTATGGGATCACTCCCTCCATGGAGCATTTTGCGATCATAGTTGATCTTTTTGGAAGGTTACAGAAGATAGCAGAGGCAAAGGAGTTTATTGCAAGTATGCCACTTGAACCAAGCTCCATGATTTGGCAGACACTGCAAAAATACTTAAAGACTGAGCGGGTTGATGAACCGGCTCCTCTCACAACAGGTTCTGGTTTGAAACTCAGTCATAAAAAAAGGGTGAAGAGCAATTTTGtttcaaagcaaaaaaatgCGAGTCCTGAGAAGAGCAAGGCTTATGAAAAGCTAAGGTCTTTACATAAAGGGGTGAAGGAAGCTGGTTATGTGTCGGATACTAGGTATGTGCTCCATGATCTTGACCAAGAAGCAAAAGAGAAATCCTTACTCTATCACAGTGAAAGATTAGCCATTGCTTATGGTCTCATCAGTACTCCTCCAGGAACCACCCTGAGGATAATCAAGAACCTAAGGATTTGTGGAGATTGTCACAATTTCATCAAAATCCTGTCAAACATTGAAAAGCGAGAGATTATTGTGAGGGATAATAAAAGGTTTCACCACTTCAGGGATGGCAAGTGCTCATGTGGAGATTATTGGTGA